Within Massilia litorea, the genomic segment GCGCGCGCTCGACTGGCTGCTGTGCGCCCAAGAGCCGCACGGCGCCTGGTACGGCCGCTGGGGCATCAACTACGTGTACGGCGTCTGGTCCGCGCTGTGCGCGCTCAACGCGGCCGGCATGGGGATGGAGGCCAGGCCGGTCGCGCGCGCGGTCGACTGGCTGCATGCGGTGCAGAATCCGGACGGCGGCTGGGGCGAGGACGGCAGCAGCTACCGTCTCGACTATGCCGGCCATGAACCTTTCCAGTCGCTGCCGTCGCAGACCGCCTGGGCGCTGCTCGGCCTGATGGCGGCCGGCGCCGTCGACTCGCCGGCGGTCGCGCGCGGCATCGACTGGCTGCTCGAACAGCAGCGCGCGGACGGGCTGTGGGACGAGGAACACCATACGGCGACCGGCTTTGAACGGGTGTTCTACCTGCGCTATCACGGCTACGCCCGTTACTTCCCGCTGTGGGCGCTGGCGCGCTACCGCAAGCTGCGCGCGTCCGGCAGCAAGCGGGTCGGATTCGGGATGTGAAGCCGGACCCCGCCCATAGCGGTGCACCGGTGCTGGTCGTGTGCGGCCTCGCCTTCGAGACGGCCATCGCGGCAGGACCAGGGGTGATCGCGGTGTGCGGACCCGGGCCGGCGAGGGTGGCGGCGGCCATCGACGCGCTCGCTGGCGGCACCGATGCCGGCTGGGCCGGCATCCTCAGCTTCGGTTGTGCCGGTGCGCTCGACCCGGCACTGCGGGCAGGGGACTGCGTGATGGCATCGAGCGTGACAAGCGCCGCGGGCACGTTCGCAGTCGATCCAGCCTGGACGCGCAGCTTGCAGGAGCGTCTGCCGCGTGCCCACTGCGGAGCGCTGGCGGGGTTGGACGCGCCGCTGATTTCGCGCGCCGCCAAGGCGCAGCTGTGGCAGGCGAGCGGGGCGCTGGCGGTCGACATGGAATCGCATGCTGCTGCGCTGGCCGCGCGCCGCCTGGGCTTGCCATTCGCCGCCATGCGGATCGTGCTCGACCCGGCCAGCCGCAGCCTGCCGCCCTGCGCGCTGACAGCGATGCGCAAGGACGGCACGACCGACCCGGCGGCACTGCTGCGCGCACTGGCCCTCGCCCCCGGCCAGCTGGCGCCGCTTCTCCTGCTTGCCGCAGACGCATGGCGCGCCCGGCGCACGCTGCGCGCGGTGCGGGCAAGATTTGGGACGGCGCTTGCCCCGCCCGGCGGATCTCGCTCTGGCGCGCCTGACAAAATCTGTTGATTGCTTCAAGGTAGCTAGACCGCACACTGGGCCGTTCTGGCTACCAATCACTAGTGTCGTCCACGCCGGATTGCCCCCTCACCGTCATTCCAGCAATGCTGCGCGCGCAACAGCGAGGTGAGGCAGAAATTGCCATGCCTCGTTCCAGCAGATTTAACCTTGGCCTCGGGCATAAAGATTGCCCGGAAAAAAAGCCCGCCTTGGGGACAAAGCAAGACGCTAAAATACGTCTGCAATCGGCCAAGAGCGGTCGTTCCAATCAGCGTCTGTAATGTTAATCATTTGAACCTACAACCGTAACCAAGGCTATGAACGAAGGCTGGCAAAACGACGATTACCTGATTCTTTTGGCTGAAGATGAGAGTGCCAAAGCGATGACAGCCTACGGTTTTGATCGGTTCATCCCGGGCTACTCACTAGTCGGTCTCAAAGGATGGGAAGAATTTATCGTGGTCAGTCCATCAGGTAGCCTGCACGTCGTCCCAACGGTTCCACTTGATGCTTCCCATGTCGTACCCTGTGTACTTCCTCAACCGATTTCGCTGCAAGCCGACAGTCGCTTTACGAACAAGATCAAGTGGTACTTGAAACCCTTGGTTTTCGGAGGTAGCCCAACAGATGACGCGAACGTTGCATGGATCTCGCATGCGCAACACACTGAAGTCGTCCGCTGGTGGAACGAGCAGTACAGGCAAGCGAAAGCGTAGTAATTGGTTGGGCTGCCCGCGACTGGCAGAGGCCATGGAATGTCTGCAACGGGTCGTAAGCAGACTCTACTGAATGCCCGCAGCCGGCGAGGAGCAGACCTTAATTCGAGTAAAGTCGTGTTCGTCAATGGAATAGACGAAGCGCGAGCCCACGAAGTTTGTGCTTGTGGTGATGGACATGAGGAAGTCGAAGTCGGTAATGAATCCGACGGAGGAGGCCGCGCGCCTCCGTGCTCTTCGCCGACCAGCTCCAGCGCATGCTGACCACGCTGTCAGGACCGCCAGCGATAACCGGAACTCGCGACAACGCTCAGCGGTGAGTGCTTTTGCACGCCCACACGTCTCTGCTCGAGCTTCCACATACTTAAGCTGTGGTGTATGGTTGCACAATCTCAATTATCCGGAAATAACAATGACGATTCGTCGCTCAGCAGTACTGGCAAGGTTACGGTCCGCTAACCATGTGGATTCGTACGCAGAGGCTTTATGCATGCTTGTGACCGGCGCGCATGATAAACCGTACGAAGGCGCATCGGCAGTTAAAGTCGAGAGGCTTGACACTTACAATATTTTAATCCTCGCGCACCATCGACAGGTGATTGGCCGCTACGCGCATGTGTTTAGTACTGAAGACAACTT encodes:
- a CDS encoding phosphorylase family protein, which encodes MKPDPAHSGAPVLVVCGLAFETAIAAGPGVIAVCGPGPARVAAAIDALAGGTDAGWAGILSFGCAGALDPALRAGDCVMASSVTSAAGTFAVDPAWTRSLQERLPRAHCGALAGLDAPLISRAAKAQLWQASGALAVDMESHAAALAARRLGLPFAAMRIVLDPASRSLPPCALTAMRKDGTTDPAALLRALALAPGQLAPLLLLAADAWRARRTLRAVRARFGTALAPPGGSRSGAPDKIC